The stretch of DNA CGATTTCGAAAACTTGTGATCGTCGGACGTATATTCAAAGGATCAGATTAATGTTGAGAGTTGGCATTCAGAATGTGTGGTGGCAGAGTGAACGCGGTGACAGTGTTAGCAACATTTATGGCTATATGTTGTTTACCGAGCAATATTGAGGGGCAGAATAATGATCGATTAATGGAAGGGTTTTTCCAGAGATTAGCCAGTATTCAAGAAGAACTTAACCTGGAACCAAGTACCAATGATCTCTTTGATGATACGGAACGGAAGGACAGCGTGAAAAACATGCTCAATCAGTATGATTTTGTGATAATAGGTGCCAGTCCTTCGGGGTGCGTGTTGGCCAACAGGCTGTCGGAAAATCCGGAGTGGAAAGTTTTACTCCTGGAAGCGGGCGAGCACGAGAATATTTTCGTGAAGATTCCTGTTTTTGCTGCATACTTGCAGTCTACAAGTTACAACTGGGGATACGTAGCCGAGAGACAAAACTATTCCTGTTGGGGTGAGTGAAATGATGTCTTGTTTTCTGCTCATTAGCAACTGGCGGCAAATTTGGTTTTGTCGTGTTGGAATTGGTTTCTGTGTGTCCCTGGGCGTCCGCGGGATAATCGGAGACCGCCAGAAGCCGAACGAATGCCTGCTGATAAATGGCGGGAAATGTGCCGAGTACTCTGCCCACTTGACCACTAAACTGACGATGCCCATGTTGCCAGAACTGGCCATGCCACACATCTTCTCTCTCATccgaaaaatgaagaaattatAAAACAGACGAGAAAAACAAATGCATGTGGATTTCGTTTCAGTGTATTTTCCTTCACAAAATACATTTGAACCACCTTTGGGATGTATGAGCTAATTGATGGCGTTTAACTAACAAAACATCGAGTCAAGTTCTGTTCTCCATACGGTCATCCCGATCAGCAAATAatattacttccatttttacacagcacgatcgttccgatccgcactcttatcattatcattttttcatacggtcgtctcgatcagcaaatatttttacttccattttttaggCAGCGCGGTCGTCCCaatccgcactcttatcatttttttttatacggtCGTCCATAGCTGTATTTGTTCTGCacggtcgtcgcgatccgcaAATAATATTACTTCCTTTTTTAtgcagcacggtcgtcccgatccgcatctgattattatcattttttaatacagtcgtcccgatccgcaaatatttttacttccattttttcaccgcacggtcgtcccgaaccacatttctttccattttcttttgTATCCATACGGTCGTCCCAAGCCGTATCCGTTTGTGCAGTCGTTTCGATCCGCGTTTATCCACTTcttttgtacagttttgttgtATGGTCGACCCGATCCGTACTTATTATAAAAGATTTATCTTTTTTTACCTTGCAATTTAAATAAAATGGAACATATCGGTGttaattattttttcgttttccttGTGCATCTTAAGAGTAGCGCTCAAATAATATGTATTCATGCAATGGGTTTACAAGACTAATGCATCAATACTTATTTTTTTGAATCTCgtctactaaacatagaaacataatttaaaaaatcataatgttttGTTACCCTTTAGCaaccaaagtattgcccatcaaaatcaaaatatagaATTTTCATGAGCTATTTGTAGCAATTGTGCTCATCTAATTTTCATTCCCTAATGATAACATtctaattttcaataattatggATTTTCCTCTTCATCTCTAGGAATGAAGGATCAGCGCTGCGCGCTTCCTCGTGGGAAAGGACTCGGAGGCTCTACTCTTATCAACTACATGATGTACGTTCGAGGGAATCGGGACGATTTCAATCGTTGGGCAGATGCCGGTAATCCGGGATGGGCATATCGGGATGTGTTACCATACTTCAAAAAGTCGGAGAAATCCTTTCTAAACATTTCCAACGACTACCACGGATCGAACGGACTCCTGGACGTGCGATTTGCACCGTATCAAACAAAAATGTCTCACATCTTCGTAAACAGTTTGCAAGAACTTGGCATGCCTCTAGTGGACTACAATGGCGAGAACCAATTAGGTGTGTCACATCTACATTCCAATTTAAGAGGTGGAAAAAGGTTATCCGCCAGTGCTGCTTTCTTGGAACCTGTATTTCATAGGGCAAATCTTCACATCCTAACCAACGCACGTGTTACAAAAGTACTCATAAATCATGACACGAAAACGGCTTATGGAGCAGAATTTGTTCGTGACAAGAAACGATATGTGGTGAAAGCGAAAAAAGAAGTCATTCTTGCGGCCGGTGGACTACAGTCGCCCCAACTTCTAATGCTCTCTGGAGTCGGCCCTGCGGAACATCTTAGAGAGATAGGTATACCAGTTATCAAAAATCTCCCAGTGGGGAGAGCTTTCTACGACCACTTATACTACACGGGATTAGTCTTTTCTACCAACACAAGAGATTTCACACTGCACTTAGATCGAACTGTATCCCTCCCAGAGTTGGCCAAATATCTCAAGGGTGGCGGTGAAATGACCATACCGGGTGGTGTGGAGGCAGTTGGCTTCATCAATACCCGCAACCGCAGTCAAGATGCGGTACCTGACATTGAACTTATATTCGTGAATGGATCCCCGGCCTCCGATTATGGGAGTGGTGTCCGTAGAGGTCTTCGAATGAGTGATCCCCTCTACGGGATCTATCGCCCGTTGGAGTCAGGTGACCGAGACGCGTTCATGGTCAACCTGGTGCTGCTACATCCCAAATCAAAGGGATACATGGAGCTCAAAAGCAGCAATCCTTTTCAGTGGCCAAAGTTCTACACTAATTTCCTGAAAGAGGAAGAGGACTTAGAAACTTTGCTGAGCGGTATCAAGCGAGCTACCCAAATTATGGACACCCCGACGATGAAACGATTCAACACAAAACTCCACGACATACCGGTGCCAAACTGCGCACACTTGGGATTCGGACGCGATGATTACTGGCGATGCACAATCCGTACCCAAGCTACCTCGTTGTATCACCAAACCGGAACGTGTAAAATGGGACCTGCCTACGATCGTGAGGCTGTCGTGTCGCCGGAGTTGAAGGTGCATGGCATCGACAATTTACGTGTGGCAGACGTTGGTGTTATTCCGGTCACTCTCAGCGGACACCCGGTCGCCATTGCGTACTTGATTGGTGAAAAATTGGCTGATTTATTGAAGGAACAGTGGCGGTAGTCGAGTATAATAACATAAAGAATAAATATATAAGTATACGTATCTTTTATCGTGTCCTCTGGGCTGCGGTTTTCACTTTTATTGGCTTAGCATATTACCTGGAAtgaaatagaagaaaaaataaatgttatGTTGCTggttattgaattatttttaaacatTTCTAGTCAACAGAGGAGAATGAGTTGAATATGTATGTTATGTTTTGTATGTATCATATGACCCAAAACTTGTTACGACAAGCTATCtctgaaaatatcaacaatacattATGTTAACAAATGTTGAGGTAGCATTAACAAATTACGGTAATTCTAATCAAGAAAGAAATgtgaaaatgtggaaatgtggCATGATGTATGAAATAGAGTATTTGCAAATTTTTATGATTAGGAAATGTTACGtcgtttcaatttaatttttacgGTGAAGAAGGGTAGCTGAACAAAATGCTCATTGTAACGATCAGAAAATGTTAATATAATAACTATTCGTTGGcgagaaaaataaacgaatcaACGAAATATCCATGGATTAAAATCTCTGACTGTCTGTATATTATTTGATATCTCAGTGTTAATTAATAACACagtacatattttttcacagaACAGTCTATTCAAAATTTGACAGAAACCAGTGTAGGTGATGGTTATGTGGTTTAGTATGTAGTCTTCGATTTACAGTATAAACCAAGCGATATACTTGGAAGACTTAACCAAGACCCTGCAACTAATGCTTATGCTTGTCCTTCTCTtacattttcttattttttcaatataaattagaaatagcAATGACAAAAACACAACATTGTTTCGCAAAAATAACTGTTTTTTAAACGCAGTATCCAGGAAACGAAAAACAATGGATAAGTTCAGTATCGAGAGCAACTGCGAAAACATCGAGCTCAGGAGTGTGACAATGTTCACTCCAATCAATAATCGGTGATCAATCAATCGAATGATAATCGCAAAATATCAAACCAAAGAAAGAGAGAACACAATATGGGTTCATTCTATTAGTCTTTTTTTAGGAAAGCTTCAATGATAGTTCTCATTAAGAGTGTTCAACCAATAGAAAAAATGTATCTATACGTTGAATCTGACAAGAGTCACTAAAATTAAATGAAGGATTCGTTGACTTTGCAGGAAATGTTTCGATCGTTAATGACGATTCTAATCAAAAAGCTCCACATAAGAGCCAAGACAGAGAATATCTCTAGATTACGCAAAATATTACAGATTACACTTAGGAACGCAacacaaaaataaatttaaaatagacAGAATGTCACGACCAGGAGGtagaaaacaaacaaataagaCAACGAAACTAACCAGACCAGAACCAACATCAAGAAAGACGAAAAAGCAACACAGtaataataggagtaccggtatgtttcttggttttttcaaaaattaatgctttattctgccaAATGTTTacgaatttaatattcaaagtattgcccatcgctagttacAACTCATTCACGTTTCCCATCTTtcattcacggatccctttgcggaaacaATTGGCCGGTTTgccggctaaccacgaatcgatccaatttttgactccatcaaaattggagaagtgctggtcaaccagaccatgttgtatcgatcgaaaaaaagcagtaatcggacggagcaatgtctgaagaatacggcgggtgggatagaacCACCCGTTTCAGCGTTTCTTTGTATTTTTTGACcgatttcgcgacatgcggccgagatCAGTTTCAGCACAAACTCTCTACAGTGTAGCGGAGAAATTCACTAGAGAGTACACTCTGATGAGCTTTTACCTGCTCGTTCTGGCGGATGCGCACGGGTAAAAGAACAGAAATGCTATCAATAAAATTAGCGCTGTGGTTCGCTGAAAAAAGAAAACCGAGGAGAAGCAAGCGTGTGGATTATATGTCGAATGAGATTGCACTCTTCAGTTACTCTTCAGTGTACTCCTCAGTATGACAGAGTGCGGATCAGCGCACTTCAGTGCTGGACACAGGTTTTCACACACTCGAACTCGCAAGAGTAAAGAGAGTGTAAAAGAGTGTGACTCACTCGCACCAAGATTTCTCTCAATTAGCTTTATATATTCGccgaagaaaaaggaaaagcgCATGGTTTCTCTTTGGTGAATGATGACTGACGCACGTGCGTATGTATCATTTCAGTGAAAATGCCATCACTGGTTGCTGATGATGAGGATACTTCTGTTGATGTTGCTGCTTCATTACTGCACCTGTTGCTGATATTGGATTCCTCCGCTTCTTTTCGGGTCCTTCCTTTTTGGCCAATGGTGTTAActacttgacagttgaaaaataacaattcgCTTCGCAGCATGAGGACTATTTCATAGTGGCTGGCAGGACAATCACAAAAAGGTGTGGCTTGCGACTCAATATTTTGCTTCTTTTCCGGAACTGAACAGTGTGATATATCTTTCGCATTGTATCAAGCAAAATAGAAGTTTGTGATATcagtattacaaaaaaaaatgttatctgCTCGCTAGTTGATGCAAGACTAGGGTTGTCTAGAGTGAAGTCAATATTTATCAAGATGTTTCCTCACATAAAAAATTGATCTTCTTAGGAACAGCTCTGTGACATTCATGTTCAGGTCTGCTCCAATTTTCCGGGCGTACTCTACAGTAACGGTTCTTCGGTTGATAATCGTTCCTTCATTGCCGATATCGTTTGAAAGAAAGTCAATATCGGaaaaagaagaaataaaaagaaagtgAAACAACAAGAAagaagaaaatatatatttttatattcaacGCCCACTAACGCGTGCAAAACCGCCtaaccgcataaaaaaaccgcCTAATAAACATCGCATAACGATGCTTTAACGATGTACTTTAACGCCAAAATTATAATCGTTAATTACGAGAGAAATTAATCACATTAATGAACGCTAAAAGATGCAAATCGGGAAAGCAAGTAAGCAATCTTATTGACAGTGCTCGTTGATGCAGCTGCAAATGTTCTGGAGTAACCATCCAAAATCGCTAGGCCACTCTTGATATTATTTAAGGTAAGTCTCGCGTTACGTAAGGAGGAAAGGATTAAATATTACTTAAGGTAAGTCTGCAGATCGTGCACTAGTTGACTAACCCCAACTAATCATCCGTAGCACTTCAAATCGTCAAATATCGACCTGGTCTTATATTCATTCTTTGATAAATTTTCACGGCTAAATGTCTTCGGATATGATTCGAAactctttctgtagtacgaaacgtctgaGTCTTCGAAACATGCCTCAGTTTCTGTCATGACTTCCTCATTCGATATGAATCTCTTTCTCTGGAGCCACCGCTTGAGGTTTGAGAACATATAGAAGTCGCTGGAGGCCAAgtctggagaatatggtggGTGAGCATTGACATCGTAATTGGTCCAACTTGCCCATCAATTTGAAATGCTTGCGGCCTCAGCCAAATCGCGTAACTTCATTTTACAATAGTTCGATACGAGTCGatacacttgttttacgatttctggattcgtaacatatttttaccttcgagagcgaggtgcatctgcggtgcttgtacggctcattttaaattcattaaaccaccgataaactgttttctcgaaggagcagaagtggaagaacatttcgtcaaccactgcattgattattcaggtgtttttcccatcaaaaaacaatgtttgatgaaaatacgatattcctcttcttccattttctatgcgaatgctcaggtagtgacactaaaacaactgtagtttgtgaataaataaacgaaatgtcatgaaacttcacacaaaaTCAAAAAGCTAGCTTTTTGAAGCtacgattttttgacgtgggacaacCTCATTCAGTAATGGTGTTAAAATACGAttctatgaaataatgttaacgttaataactattttcgctgtGTACGAATTTTGATTACTTGCATTCCAATCGAATCTATGATTCTCTAAGATTGatttgatatgctatgcatTACAATCCCTTAATCCTCGAACGGTTTGAGCTAACGAAGATTGAAAACATTAGAATTTCCCCCACACATTCGTCCTGACCATTTATgtgcttgaaaaattcaatttatgcaTCGGTGAGGTACAATATCACATGCAATCTGCTGACCCTTTACTACTCGTTTGCATTTATAcagaccggaatgtgtttcccttacACGGACTAAAAACCCGAGGTACgtggggaaatcgtcattgcagATATGATCTGTACAGTTTACAACCGAAGAAGAAAAAGATATTGCAAATACACAATTACATATCATCAGTCATCCGGCTAGCGATCGGACAGCAGCAGCGatattctgaaataatatccgaagtgataaacggacgaattgaataaaatgttttcgtagttctacgttaacaatACGGTCGTGTCCTTGGCGCATCCTCCTacattttttggagaaaaaaagaTCAAGAATTATGAATGCGCCCTGGTCATATGATagagaaaattgtaattttgttcattttccgGCATTGTTTTAGCtctatacaaccattccatgccaaaccgatatagtggttctcagattttcctgAAAAATGGTAGACTAGTTCCTTTTCGCAGAATATTAAACcccttttcaacaattttttttttcatttgggtgCCCATTTCGATTTTAAGgtgatcaaaaaaaaaagggaaaagctACTTTCTTttgaaatgacttttttcaaaaaatcatctttTGAACCACAGGAcccattcagatgatcgatatatgaaattaaatccaaaatggaaatgggcaccacagtaaaaataagggtctaatgttttgcgataaggaacaaaactaccactttttacgggaatctgagaaccactacattgttgtggcatggaatggctgtctcCTAGTGTCAATGCTGACTCCTCAAGCCAAGCTTTCTAAACGTAGCCCTTTACAATGATTagattttccgttgttttctTTTCTCGGCCCAATTTTTACAGCAAGCACTGAATGACCTAATAAAAACCCGCACTGCCGGTAAGGGCTATAACCGTTGATTGATTAATGCTCAGCcaatttgaaatgttttattggtGCGCATAATTTGTCCTTCACATTGAATATCACTGATCACCCTAAAAAACTACTTTTATAACACTGCGCTTTTTTCTACTATTTATCAATGACGGAAATCATGAAGGTCGTTCAAGATGTTTAGTTTTCTATAAGTAAAGCTTGTTATCCGTTATTCTTGTACTTCTAATGCATAGGACATTTGAAAGGAGTCGGCTGCTGCGAGAGCCACTCGCTCTACAATAGATCACTAGCAGTGAGTGCGTTAACCTGTTTATTAGAGCAGTAAGTGGAGTTTTTGTTGGAGATGTTGAACGACTACTTCTCTGAGTAGCGCTTGAATTGATTCAGCATGCTAGTGAATCTTTGAGTGATTAATGGAAACACATGTTTCTTCTGTTCAGTATGGAAATTaggactaaaataaaataaatcttcgCCCTAACCCACCAATCTAGCTTCTGATTCAGCAGCCAAACAACAAACACAGTGGATGGTGAAGCGCTGAATAAATAAAACGCAAAGAGAATTCTCGTCAGTTTGGAACAGGACCAAATTCAAAATGCAAATCTCCGGACCACGTTGTTATCACCACGCGTATTTCAAAGGGATGAAGCGACGAACTCGAACTTTTacatttattgatattttttgtgTCTTCGTTTCAGCCCAGCTATCAAAAAGGGTGTTTCTCTCCTTCGAGTGCCGCCACAAAATCAAGAATCGAGCCCCAGAACTTAAAGAAGGCGTTAGCCAGAATTTTATTGTCTCTGTGTATATAAGTGAAACCTGAAGTGACAAAGCTGGTGCTACTGCTGGGCTAAAAAAATGCGAATTTCAGGTTATATATCTTGGGACCGGAATAGATTAACGGACAGTCTAAAGTGTGACATGGTGCGTGATACAAGAAATTCGCGATTGCGGAAGGGAATTGCGTTTGTAATAATTTTGGTGCTTTGTTGTGTCGAGGGTGAAAATGGTTTCTTTGGTTATAAGCATGGATTCAGTGAATATAGTGGCCGTAAGTAATACTATTATGGAGGTGTGGCTGATTCTCCCCTGATCTCGAATGTTCTCATTACACAAAACTTACAGATGTCACACCAAAAGAGTATGACTTCATTGTCGTCGGTGGAGGAAATGCCGGCGCGGTTTTGGCCAGTCGACTTTCGGAAATAACCCAGTGGAAAATATTGCTCATAGAGGCAGGGGGTAGAGATAATCCGTTATCCGATGTGCCACTTTTTGCAGCGTATCTACAGTCAACGGCATTCAATTGGAATTTTGTAGCAGAAAAACAGAACAACTTTTGCTTAGGTCAGTGAACAATCATGTGGTTTGGTGAATGTAACTATACGTGGGACCTCTGTGTTTTCTTGTTCCAGGATTAAAGAATGGGCGATGTCCCTTGCCAAGGGGAAAGGGCCTCGGTGGAAGTACAATTATCAACTATATGATCTACAATAGAGGCAATCCAGCTGATTTCGATCGATGGGCTGCAATGGGCAACAAACAGTGGTCTTACCGTGAAGTGTTACCCTACTTTAAGAAATCAGAAAAGGTTACATTTGAAGATACAAATCGGCCACCCCAGCATGGGAAGGGCGGCCCAGTGAATGTCGAATATGTTCCACATCGATCACCTCTAGTACATGCATTTATCGAAGCCAATAAACAGCTTGGAAGAGGCAGAGTGGATTATAACGGTGGATCGCAAATAGGCGTTGATTATCTCCAGGCAACCACAAAACGCGGTAAACGAGTGACTTCTGCATCAGCATATCTTAGCGTCGGACTTGATCGGCCCAATCTCACTATCCTTACAAATGCGAGAGCGACTAGAATAGTAATAGACAGAAAGACAAAAATCGCCAGAGGTGTCGAATACTTGCAAAATAAAAAGAGATACACTGTATATGCCCGGAAGGAAGTGATCTTGTCAGCTGGTACATTCCAGTCACCACAGCTTCTCATGCTGTCCGGAGTTGGTCCGAGAGATCATCTCCAAGAGTTAAACATTCCGGTACTCGTGAACTCACCGGTTGGCAAAACAATGTATGATCACCTCTGTCTGATTGCGCTTACGTTCATAACGAACACTACGAAGGCATCTTTCGACACCGACCGGATAGGGGCTCGAGAGATTCTTCAATACAAAGCCGGAACAGGCATACTCACCGCTCCAGGGGCCTTGGAGGCATTAGCATTCGTCAAAACAAACATATCtcgtgaaaaaaatgatattccaGACATTGAGTTGCTTTTCCTTGGTGGGTCGACTGTGTCCGATCATGGTACTGGATCCGTAAAATCATTGAAATGGCGTGAAGATATCTATGACAAAGTGTACAAACCATACGAAGGAAGAGACCAATTCACAATTGCTGTGATGTTGTTTCATCCTAACTCTAGAGGGTATATACGATTGAAAAATAGCAATCCCCTCCACTGGCcgctagttttttcaaacttcttGACTGCCCCCGATGATCTCAAAGTGATGATCGAAGGAATCAAAGAAGCCATTCGTATTGGCGATACACCAGCCATGAAAGCCATCGGTGCTCGATTGAATGATACCCCTCTACCTACTTGCACACAATACCCATTCGGAACGGACACTTACTGGGAATGTGCGATACGTTCGTTGGCTAATACATTGCACCATCAGGTCGGTACCAGTCGAATGGGTCCGGCAGGCGATCCCGGTGCTGTGGTTTCTCCTGACCTGAAGGTGTACGGCGTGAAAAATTTAAGGGTTGTAGATGCCAGCATTATGCCGTACATTGTCACCGGACACACCCAGGCAGCAGTGTATATGATTGCTGAGAAAGCCGCGGATATGATAAAGGACCACTGGAATTGGGGACAAGAATTGAATGAGAACGACTGAATATAAAAATCGTCCATTCACCTTAATAGATTCATTAACAGCCATAATTTATCTCGAAGACATCTCGAATTCCACTTTATAGCAAAACCGATACCTCAGAATAGACTTAAGTTACTATCCTGAACCTTGTATTATACAAATGAAGATTAAGTTTGTTATAATATTATACTAATATAGAGATTGAAGATATTATGTTTATATCGTTATAATTAAGGTTTGCAAGCCTACATAATGCATGCAATATTTTGTATGGAAGGAACATTTTAGTGGGCGGTTCCGTCATTAGCCATCAAAGCTCAAGGAAAATATCCGTCCTGCAAATTAAATGAATATAGAACTTTGTTTGCATATCGGTGAGTCACCCCAAATAAAAACTATTCAAATTGAGAAACAGTAAAAAATGCTTTGGAGATGTAGATGTTACACGAAAACGTAAAACCATCCCAAAGATAAGCCCCACAAGCTACTGTCAGTAATTCCCTCAAGTGACAAGCCCTACTATCTCGGACCCCATACCGCACATTTTGCTGCTAAATGTCTCATTTCTAATTAATGCCGTAAAAACAGGGTTTATGCATTAGTGTGGCGAGGAGAGAGTTCGGCAAAGGTAGAACAATAATATGATTCGCTTAGTTGTATATAAGCAGGAAAAAGCGCGAATGTTGGTTATTGAACCGAAGCAAACTAACAGACAAATGATCGTTCTTATCTCTTTTCGTTTCTGAAGTCCAGACTATCCCGAGAgatatttttgggataaaaataACTTCGCACTTATTCTGATTCTTCTTCCTCTGCATTCCGCAGAGGAACTGCGCACTCTGAAGTTGATATTATCTTCGTAGTTTTCATAAGAAGCCTTCGAAATTTATTTTAAGTTATACGCGTTTCCTAATACGAGACTGAGGACCATTTTTCGACCCCAGCTACCCCAGCTAGAACATATGtggaaaatgaaattaaaatta from Toxorhynchites rutilus septentrionalis strain SRP chromosome 3, ASM2978413v1, whole genome shotgun sequence encodes:
- the LOC129780354 gene encoding glucose dehydrogenase [FAD, quinone]-like — its product is MCGGRVNAVTVLATFMAICCLPSNIEGQNNDRLMEGFFQRLASIQEELNLEPSTNDLFDDTERKDSVKNMLNQYDFVIIGASPSGCVLANRLSENPEWKVLLLEAGEHENIFVKIPVFAAYLQSTSYNWGYVAERQNYSCWGMKDQRCALPRGKGLGGSTLINYMMYVRGNRDDFNRWADAGNPGWAYRDVLPYFKKSEKSFLNISNDYHGSNGLLDVRFAPYQTKMSHIFVNSLQELGMPLVDYNGENQLGVSHLHSNLRGGKRLSASAAFLEPVFHRANLHILTNARVTKVLINHDTKTAYGAEFVRDKKRYVVKAKKEVILAAGGLQSPQLLMLSGVGPAEHLREIGIPVIKNLPVGRAFYDHLYYTGLVFSTNTRDFTLHLDRTVSLPELAKYLKGGGEMTIPGGVEAVGFINTRNRSQDAVPDIELIFVNGSPASDYGSGVRRGLRMSDPLYGIYRPLESGDRDAFMVNLVLLHPKSKGYMELKSSNPFQWPKFYTNFLKEEEDLETLLSGIKRATQIMDTPTMKRFNTKLHDIPVPNCAHLGFGRDDYWRCTIRTQATSLYHQTGTCKMGPAYDREAVVSPELKVHGIDNLRVADVGVIPVTLSGHPVAIAYLIGEKLADLLKEQWR
- the LOC129780360 gene encoding glucose dehydrogenase [FAD, quinone]-like, encoding MVRDTRNSRLRKGIAFVIILVLCCVEGENGFFGYKHGFSEYSGHVTPKEYDFIVVGGGNAGAVLASRLSEITQWKILLIEAGGRDNPLSDVPLFAAYLQSTAFNWNFVAEKQNNFCLGLKNGRCPLPRGKGLGGSTIINYMIYNRGNPADFDRWAAMGNKQWSYREVLPYFKKSEKVTFEDTNRPPQHGKGGPVNVEYVPHRSPLVHAFIEANKQLGRGRVDYNGGSQIGVDYLQATTKRGKRVTSASAYLSVGLDRPNLTILTNARATRIVIDRKTKIARGVEYLQNKKRYTVYARKEVILSAGTFQSPQLLMLSGVGPRDHLQELNIPVLVNSPVGKTMYDHLCLIALTFITNTTKASFDTDRIGAREILQYKAGTGILTAPGALEALAFVKTNISREKNDIPDIELLFLGGSTVSDHGTGSVKSLKWREDIYDKVYKPYEGRDQFTIAVMLFHPNSRGYIRLKNSNPLHWPLVFSNFLTAPDDLKVMIEGIKEAIRIGDTPAMKAIGARLNDTPLPTCTQYPFGTDTYWECAIRSLANTLHHQVGTSRMGPAGDPGAVVSPDLKVYGVKNLRVVDASIMPYIVTGHTQAAVYMIAEKAADMIKDHWNWGQELNEND